The genomic window CGCGGACATCAGGCGGGGCCTGTCCCGCTACCCCGAGGTGGCGTCCGCCTCGACCGTGACCGGCGAGGCGGACGCGGTGGTGCAGGTCTTCGCCGCCGACGTGCGGCACTTCGAGCAGGTACTGGAACGTATCGCCGGTGAGCCGTTCGTGACCCGTACGAAGTCGGTGCTGGTGCTCTCGCCGCTGCTCCGCCGCTATGGCGCGGGCAGTCCCGGCTGATCCGACCTGCGGCTTTACCAAGTCATGCCACTGTTTATGGATTTTGTCCGTATTTCTGGGTTTTGCCGGAATCTCCCGGGTAATCCGTTCATTGACCGTTCCCAGGTCACGGCAGCCCCGAGGAGGCGACATGATCACGCGCGAACAGATACCCCAGGTGGTGGGCCATCCGGTCCATGACGCCGAAGGCAAGAAGGTCGGCGATGCCAAACACATGTACCTGGACGACAAGTCCGGAAACCCCGAGTGGGTGACGGTCAAGACCGGGTTCTTCGGCAGCAACGAGACCTTCGTGCCGACCCGTTCCGCGCGGCTGGTCCAGGACCATCTGGAGGTGCCGTACCCGAAGGAGAAGATCAAGGGCGCTCCCAACGTGGACGTCGACTCCGGCGGCCACCTGTCGGTCGAGGAGGAACAGCACCTCTACCGCTACTACGGCATCGAGCGGACCGGCGAGAAGGACATGGACGCCGGGACGGCCCCGGCGGCGGCAGGCACCGCAGGGGCTGCTGCGGGCGCGGGCACCGCGGCGGCCATGAAGCCCGGCGGTGACATGGACACCGACACCACCCGGGACGCGGACACCGGCACCCCCGACATGGACAAGACCACCACCGCCGGCGCCGGATCGGGCGCGGCCTACGCGGCCGGCCGCAGCGGCTCCGCGGAGCGGCTGGGCGCGGGCGACGTCGAAGCCGAGGCCGACGCCATGACGCGCTCCGAGGAGGAGATGCACGTCAAGGTCGAACGGCACGCCGCGGGGAAGGCCCGGCTGCACAAGTACGTCGAGGTCGAGGAGGTCGAGCAGACCGTGCCGGTCAGGCACGAGGAGGTCAAGCTCGAACGCGAACCCCTCAGCGCCACCGACCGCGAGGCGCTGCGCTCGGGAGCCGACATCAGCGAGGCGGAACGCTTCGTGACGCTGCACGAGGAGAGCCCCGTGGTGGAGACCGAGGTCGTCGCCAAGGAGCGGGTACGGATGCGCGTCGAGGAGCACGTCGAGCAGAAGAAGGTGCACGGGCGGGTCCGCAAGGAGCGGATCGAGGCCGACATGGACGAGCCGAGCGATGCCCTGCCGGGTACCGACGACCCGAGCCGGGGCGGCCGCCCGGAACGCTGACCGCCGGCCCCGCACGGCGCCCGGACCCCTCCCCGGAGGCGTCCGGGCGCCGCCGCGTTCGGCCCCGGCGG from Streptomyces sp. NBC_01198 includes these protein-coding regions:
- a CDS encoding PRC and DUF2382 domain-containing protein, which gives rise to MITREQIPQVVGHPVHDAEGKKVGDAKHMYLDDKSGNPEWVTVKTGFFGSNETFVPTRSARLVQDHLEVPYPKEKIKGAPNVDVDSGGHLSVEEEQHLYRYYGIERTGEKDMDAGTAPAAAGTAGAAAGAGTAAAMKPGGDMDTDTTRDADTGTPDMDKTTTAGAGSGAAYAAGRSGSAERLGAGDVEAEADAMTRSEEEMHVKVERHAAGKARLHKYVEVEEVEQTVPVRHEEVKLEREPLSATDREALRSGADISEAERFVTLHEESPVVETEVVAKERVRMRVEEHVEQKKVHGRVRKERIEADMDEPSDALPGTDDPSRGGRPER